The following are encoded together in the Bacillota bacterium genome:
- a CDS encoding F0F1 ATP synthase subunit alpha produces MAPVLERAIGQVFDALNQARERRPVGLVTRSVGTVVQVGDGVARITGLPHVKSGELLRIAGGITALALDLEPDFINAVLLDRAESLRAGALVEATGKVLQVPVGPSLIGRVVDALGRPLDNGPPIAPAAYYPVERPATPIIERAPVSRPLQTGVKAVDALVPIGRGQRELILGDRQTGKTAIALDAVLNQRGTGVLCFYVVIGQRATAVAQLLATLRAHGAMEYTTVVAASGDEPAGMRYIAPYAATSMAEYFMERGRDVLIVYDDLTKHAESYRELSLVLRRPPAREAYPGDIFYAHARLLERATQLSAERGGGSLTALPIAETQAEDISAYVPTNLISITDGQIYVSTELFHQGVRPAVDPGKSVSRVGGKSQIAAYRQVAAQLRLQYSQFEELEFFSRLGTRLDAVSEQIIRRGRRIREVLKQPPEHPVPVGEQVALLTVLNEGLLDPIPLELVAEAETVMRAMWRAEVPKLLEKVEREPWSELEKEQILVVARRALAALPSAAGGEGA; encoded by the coding sequence ATGGCGCCGGTGCTTGAGCGGGCGATCGGACAAGTTTTCGACGCGCTGAACCAGGCCCGGGAACGCCGCCCAGTGGGCCTGGTGACGCGCTCGGTGGGCACCGTGGTGCAGGTGGGCGACGGCGTGGCCCGCATCACGGGTTTGCCGCACGTCAAGAGCGGCGAATTGCTGCGCATCGCGGGCGGCATCACGGCGCTGGCGCTGGACCTGGAGCCGGACTTCATCAACGCGGTGCTGCTGGACCGGGCGGAGTCGCTGCGGGCCGGGGCGCTGGTAGAGGCCACGGGCAAGGTGCTGCAGGTACCGGTGGGGCCCAGCCTCATCGGGCGGGTGGTGGACGCCCTGGGGCGGCCGCTGGACAACGGTCCCCCCATCGCACCGGCGGCGTACTATCCGGTGGAGCGGCCGGCTACGCCCATCATCGAGCGGGCGCCGGTGAGCCGCCCGCTGCAGACGGGCGTCAAGGCCGTAGACGCGCTGGTGCCCATCGGGCGGGGCCAGCGGGAGCTGATTTTGGGCGACCGGCAGACGGGTAAGACGGCCATCGCGCTGGATGCGGTGCTTAACCAGCGGGGCACGGGCGTGCTTTGCTTTTACGTCGTCATCGGCCAGCGGGCGACGGCGGTGGCGCAGCTGCTCGCGACGCTGCGGGCGCACGGCGCGATGGAGTATACGACGGTGGTGGCGGCCAGCGGCGACGAGCCGGCGGGCATGCGCTACATCGCGCCTTACGCAGCCACCAGCATGGCGGAATATTTCATGGAGCGGGGCCGCGACGTTCTCATCGTTTACGATGATTTGACCAAGCACGCGGAGAGTTACCGCGAGCTGTCGCTGGTGCTGCGGCGGCCGCCCGCTCGCGAGGCGTACCCGGGCGACATCTTTTACGCGCATGCGCGCCTTTTGGAGCGGGCCACGCAGCTGTCGGCCGAGCGAGGCGGCGGCTCGCTGACCGCGCTGCCCATCGCTGAGACGCAGGCGGAAGACATTTCCGCCTACGTGCCGACCAACTTGATCTCCATCACCGACGGGCAAATCTACGTCAGCACGGAGCTGTTCCACCAGGGCGTGCGGCCGGCGGTGGACCCGGGCAAGTCGGTGTCGCGCGTCGGCGGCAAGAGCCAAATCGCGGCGTACCGGCAAGTGGCGGCGCAGCTGCGGCTCCAGTACAGCCAGTTCGAGGAGCTGGAGTTCTTCTCGCGGCTGGGCACGCGGCTGGATGCGGTGTCGGAGCAGATCATCCGGCGCGGGCGGCGCATCCGCGAGGTGCTCAAGCAGCCGCCGGAGCATCCCGTGCCGGTCGGCGAGCAGGTGGCGCTGCTGACGGTGCTGAACGAGGGGCTGCTGGATCCCATACCGCTGGAGCTCGTGGCCGAGGCGGAGACCGTCATGCGCGCCATGTGGCGGGCGGAAGTGCCGAAGTTGCTTGAGAAAGTGGAACGGGAGCCCTGGTCGGAGTTGGAAAAAGAGCAGATCTTGGTGGTCGCGCGGCGGGCGCTGGCGGCGCTGCCCAGCGCGGCGGGCGGTGAGGGCGCGTGA
- a CDS encoding ABC transporter substrate-binding protein, whose protein sequence is MSKRCLIGLIACLTLLLAALPAAAQSGELLRAAQAEGQLEFYANITSIEPVLEKFKERYGVTANYTRISTEGFAATLLTEFQAGRNRVSVLQGPVPLLEILKDYGLLAPYKSPAAEGYPEWSRDEDGYIQIFGIEYVAILYNTELVKPEDVPKSYMDLTDPKWRGRIVMPNPTTHATTIQWLVGLKEHNVFGSEEAWWDFIRGLAANKPMFVASFGPTPGPIASGEVLIGISMPKYIVTLAPAPLDWARVKEPLFGTPRGIALANRAPSPNAGKLFIDYWLSEEAARILAEQVGEYVLAPGVYPPIDGIEEATVLPLRSLSDEEIFYWSEEFARIFR, encoded by the coding sequence ATGTCGAAACGGTGTCTTATCGGACTCATCGCATGTTTGACGCTGTTGCTGGCCGCTCTGCCGGCGGCGGCGCAGTCCGGCGAGCTCCTCCGGGCGGCGCAAGCCGAAGGGCAGCTGGAGTTCTACGCCAACATCACATCCATCGAGCCCGTGCTGGAGAAGTTTAAGGAGCGCTACGGCGTCACCGCCAACTACACCCGCATCTCCACCGAAGGGTTCGCCGCGACGCTCCTGACCGAGTTCCAGGCGGGCCGTAACCGGGTCAGCGTGTTGCAAGGTCCGGTGCCGCTGCTGGAGATTCTGAAGGATTACGGACTGCTGGCGCCGTACAAGTCGCCCGCGGCGGAAGGGTATCCCGAGTGGAGCCGCGACGAGGACGGGTACATCCAGATCTTCGGCATCGAGTACGTGGCGATTTTGTACAACACGGAGCTGGTCAAGCCGGAAGACGTGCCGAAGAGCTACATGGATCTCACCGATCCTAAGTGGCGCGGCCGCATCGTGATGCCGAACCCGACCACCCACGCAACGACGATTCAGTGGCTCGTGGGCCTCAAGGAGCACAACGTCTTTGGTTCGGAAGAGGCGTGGTGGGACTTCATCCGGGGCTTGGCGGCCAACAAGCCCATGTTCGTGGCTTCCTTCGGGCCGACGCCCGGGCCGATCGCCTCCGGCGAAGTGCTCATCGGCATCTCGATGCCCAAGTACATCGTGACGCTGGCGCCGGCGCCGCTGGACTGGGCGCGAGTGAAGGAGCCGCTGTTCGGCACGCCGCGGGGCATCGCGCTGGCCAACCGGGCGCCGAGCCCGAACGCGGGCAAGCTGTTCATCGACTACTGGCTCAGCGAGGAAGCGGCCAGAATCCTGGCGGAGCAAGTGGGCGAGTACGTGCTGGCGCCCGGCGTGTATCCGCCCATCGACGGCATCGAGGAGGCCACGGTGCTGCCGCTGCGCTCGCTGAGCGACGAAGAAATCTTCTACTGGTCGGAAGAGTTCGCACGCATCTTCCGTTGA
- a CDS encoding ABC transporter ATP-binding protein: MEIRIENVSKTFHTASGTVAALKNVSLVVPSGSVTTLLGPSGCGKTTLLRCIAGLETPDSGTIAIGDTVVFSTAGGKTTFVTPDKRGIGMVFQTYAIWPHMTVFENVAYPLEAQGVPRAEIAARVAEALAFVQLAGFEKRPATALSGGQQQRVSLARAIVSRPRVILFDEPLSNLDAKLREETRAHLRQLLKHLGITSVYVTHDRYEALALSDEIVVMKDGEIVERGTPEDVYFRACRRFTVDFIGKANFFPGTVREVRNGAVVADTPIGPLQCQPAEAVTVGQRGTVAVRIEFVELSGPGGAEAASPLNRVHGRVETALFLGEYRELHVRVGDVTILLRVHPAQSVREGEQVELYLRPEGCRFLTEVSGE; encoded by the coding sequence ATGGAAATTCGAATTGAAAACGTGTCCAAGACGTTTCACACGGCGTCGGGCACGGTGGCGGCGCTGAAAAACGTGAGCTTGGTGGTGCCCAGCGGCAGCGTGACGACGCTGCTGGGTCCTTCGGGCTGCGGCAAAACGACGCTTCTGCGCTGCATCGCCGGGCTGGAGACGCCGGATTCTGGCACCATCGCCATCGGAGACACGGTGGTCTTCAGCACGGCGGGCGGCAAGACGACGTTCGTCACGCCCGACAAGCGCGGCATCGGCATGGTGTTTCAGACGTACGCCATCTGGCCGCACATGACGGTGTTCGAGAACGTGGCGTACCCGCTGGAGGCGCAGGGAGTGCCGCGGGCAGAGATCGCCGCGCGGGTCGCGGAGGCGCTGGCGTTCGTCCAGCTGGCGGGGTTTGAGAAGCGGCCGGCCACGGCGCTGTCGGGCGGGCAGCAGCAGCGGGTGTCGCTGGCGCGGGCCATCGTGTCGCGGCCGCGGGTCATTTTGTTCGACGAGCCTCTGAGCAACCTGGACGCCAAGCTGCGCGAAGAGACGCGGGCGCACTTGCGCCAGCTGCTGAAGCACCTGGGCATTACGTCGGTATACGTGACGCACGACCGCTACGAGGCGCTGGCGTTGTCGGACGAAATCGTCGTCATGAAAGACGGCGAGATCGTGGAGCGGGGTACTCCGGAGGACGTCTATTTCCGCGCCTGCCGGCGCTTCACGGTGGACTTCATCGGCAAGGCCAACTTCTTCCCCGGGACGGTCCGGGAAGTGCGGAACGGCGCGGTGGTGGCGGATACGCCCATCGGGCCGCTGCAATGCCAGCCGGCCGAGGCCGTCACCGTGGGCCAGCGCGGCACCGTGGCGGTGCGCATTGAGTTCGTGGAACTCAGCGGCCCGGGTGGCGCGGAGGCGGCGAGCCCGTTGAACCGGGTGCACGGCCGGGTCGAGACGGCGCTGTTCCTCGGCGAGTATCGCGAACTGCACGTGCGTGTGGGCGACGTGACCATCTTGCTGCGGGTCCACCCGGCGCAGTCGGTCCGCGAGGGCGAGCAGGTGGAGCTGTACCTGCGGCCCGAGGGCTGCCGGTTCCTGACGGAAGTTAGTGGTGAGTGA